A single region of the Pseudomonas sp. GGS8 genome encodes:
- a CDS encoding pentapeptide repeat-containing protein, protein MSQPKLLDTPLYALLHKDDITGFNNERPKDGPIDMVGGDFRGLDLRELNADGIDFTDAYFRSADLRGIDFRNSSMEGASLAHAQISGAYFPPELSADEILMSMNFGTRLRYRTR, encoded by the coding sequence ATGAGCCAGCCGAAACTTCTCGACACCCCGCTTTATGCCTTGCTGCACAAAGACGACATCACAGGCTTTAACAACGAACGCCCGAAAGATGGCCCCATCGACATGGTCGGTGGTGACTTCCGCGGCCTTGATCTACGTGAACTGAACGCCGACGGCATCGACTTCACCGATGCCTATTTCCGTTCTGCCGACTTGCGCGGCATCGATTTTCGCAACTCGTCCATGGAAGGCGCGAGCCTGGCCCACGCGCAGATCTCCGGTGCCTACTTCCCGCCAGAGTTAAGTGCCGATGAAATTTTGATGTCGATGAATTTCGGTACACGCCTGCGTTATCGCACCCGCTAA
- a CDS encoding bifunctional aminoglycoside phosphotransferase/ATP-binding protein, giving the protein MSQSLIVALQNPALYPHPVEGFQVIETHISWVILTGPYAYKVKKPVNFGFLDFTSLQARKHFCGEELRLNQRLTRDLYLEVLPITGSAEAPQLGGDGPVVDYALKMRQFPQSQLLSTLQANGELTTAHIDEMAAQIAQFHLGAPKVPAEHEAGTPDSVMAPVRQNFEQIRPFLSDKADLLQLDALQAWAESSFERLKPLFTQRKADGFIRECHGDIHLGNATVIDGKVVIFDCIEFNEPFRFTDVYADTGFLAMDLEDRGLKSLARRFISQYLELTGDYQGLELLNFYKAYRALVRAKVSLFSMPAEADPVQRATTLRQYRNYANLAESYSTIPSRFLAITHGVSAVGKSHVAMRLVEALGAIRLRSDVERKRMFGEQTVPNAPQAGIYSADASVATYARLHEVADVILRAGFPVVIDATYLKRDQRDGAAKIAEATGAPFLILDCDAPQAVIESWLKQRQADNNDPSDANLAVIAAQQASREALTPAEILCSKRVQTNESGTLDTVVAQIRQRLPGL; this is encoded by the coding sequence GTGAGCCAGTCCCTGATCGTTGCCCTGCAAAACCCGGCCCTCTACCCGCATCCCGTAGAAGGGTTCCAGGTCATCGAGACCCATATTTCCTGGGTGATACTCACCGGTCCCTACGCTTATAAAGTGAAGAAGCCGGTGAATTTCGGCTTCCTCGACTTCACCAGTCTCCAAGCTCGCAAGCATTTCTGCGGCGAGGAGCTGCGCCTGAACCAGCGTCTGACCCGTGATTTGTATCTTGAAGTGCTGCCGATCACCGGCAGCGCCGAGGCACCACAACTGGGCGGCGATGGCCCGGTTGTCGATTACGCCCTGAAAATGCGCCAGTTCCCACAAAGCCAACTGCTCAGCACCCTGCAAGCCAACGGCGAATTGACCACCGCGCACATTGACGAGATGGCCGCACAGATTGCTCAATTCCATCTCGGCGCACCGAAAGTGCCTGCCGAACACGAAGCCGGCACGCCGGACAGCGTCATGGCGCCGGTACGGCAGAACTTCGAACAGATCCGCCCGTTCCTCAGCGACAAGGCCGATCTGCTGCAACTCGACGCACTGCAAGCCTGGGCCGAAAGCAGCTTCGAGCGCCTCAAGCCGCTGTTCACCCAGCGCAAGGCCGACGGTTTCATTCGCGAATGCCATGGCGACATTCACTTGGGCAACGCCACTGTAATCGACGGCAAAGTGGTGATCTTCGACTGCATCGAGTTCAACGAACCGTTCCGCTTCACCGACGTTTACGCCGACACCGGTTTCCTGGCAATGGACCTGGAAGACCGTGGCCTGAAGAGCCTGGCGCGCCGTTTCATCAGCCAATACCTGGAACTGACCGGCGACTACCAGGGCCTTGAGCTGCTGAACTTCTATAAAGCCTACCGCGCACTGGTTCGCGCCAAGGTCAGCCTGTTCAGCATGCCGGCCGAAGCCGATCCGGTGCAGCGCGCTACTACGCTGCGTCAGTACCGCAACTACGCCAACCTGGCGGAAAGCTACAGCACCATTCCTTCGCGTTTCCTGGCGATCACCCATGGTGTTTCCGCCGTCGGCAAAAGCCATGTGGCCATGCGTCTGGTGGAAGCATTGGGTGCCATTCGCCTGCGTTCGGATGTCGAGCGCAAGCGTATGTTTGGCGAACAGACCGTACCGAACGCCCCGCAGGCCGGCATCTATAGCGCCGACGCCAGCGTCGCCACCTATGCCCGTCTGCATGAAGTTGCCGATGTGATTCTGCGTGCCGGCTTCCCGGTGGTGATCGATGCCACTTATCTCAAGCGCGACCAACGTGACGGTGCGGCAAAAATCGCCGAGGCCACCGGTGCACCGTTCCTGATCCTCGATTGCGACGCACCACAAGCGGTGATCGAAAGCTGGCTGAAGCAACGTCAGGCGGACAACAACGATCCGTCCGATGCCAATCTGGCCGTTATCGCCGCCCAGCAAGCCAGCCGCGAGGCCCTGACGCCAGCTGAAATCCTCTGCAGCAAACGCGTCCAGACCAATGAAAGTGGCACTCTCGACACCGTCGTTGCGCAAATTCGCCAACGCTTGCCAGGCCTGTAA
- the mrcB gene encoding penicillin-binding protein 1B, whose product MTRTRSPRTPKKPPSKGMRPWLGWALKLSLVGLVVLAGFAVYLDAVVQEKFSGKRWTIPAKVYARPLELFVGQKLSKDDFLTELDALGYRREAVSNGPGAAAVNGNTVDLNTRGFQFYEGMESAQPVRVRFSGDYVAELSATNGSKLSVVRLEPLLIGGIYPKNLEDRILIKIDQVPPYLLDTLVAVEDRDFYSHWGVSPKSIARAIYVNTSGGKMTQGGSTLTQQLVKNFYLTNERSLTRKLTEAMMAMLLELHYDKRDILEAYLNEVFVGQDGQRAVHGFGLASQFFFGQPLSELKLHQVALLVGMVKGPSYYNPRRNPERALERRNLVLDVLKEQGVASAEQVEAAKKMPLGVTTRGKLADSSFPGFLDLVKRQLREDYRDEDLTEEGLRIFTSFDPILQMKAEASVNDTFKRLSGRKGADDVEAAMVVTNPETGEVQAMIGSRQASFAGFNRALDAVRPIGSLIKPAVYLTALEKPSQYTLTSWLSDDYFSVKGADGQIWKPQNYDRRSHGTVFLYQGLAHSYNLSTARLGLAVGVPNVLKTLARLGVSREFPAFPSMLLGAGGMTPIEVATMYQTLANGGFNTPMRGIRSVLTAEGEPLKRYPFQIQQQFDPASIYLIQNAMQRVMREGTGSSVYNVLPKTLTLAGKTGTSNDSRDSWFAGFSQDLLAVVWLGRDDNGKTPFTGATGALQVWTSFMRKADPLPLDMPQPDNIVQAWVDSRTGQGSEANCPGAVQMPYIRGSEPPPGAACGGESPAESVMDWVKGWMN is encoded by the coding sequence ATGACTCGAACTCGATCCCCCCGCACTCCTAAAAAACCACCTTCCAAGGGCATGCGTCCTTGGCTGGGCTGGGCCCTTAAACTCAGCCTGGTCGGCCTTGTGGTGCTCGCCGGGTTCGCGGTTTACCTCGACGCTGTGGTCCAGGAGAAATTCTCTGGCAAGCGCTGGACCATCCCGGCCAAGGTGTACGCGCGCCCGCTTGAGCTGTTCGTCGGACAAAAGCTCAGCAAGGACGACTTCCTCACCGAACTCGATGCTTTGGGCTACCGGCGCGAAGCTGTCAGCAACGGCCCCGGCGCGGCAGCGGTCAATGGCAATACCGTCGACTTGAATACCCGAGGCTTCCAGTTCTATGAAGGTATGGAGAGCGCCCAGCCCGTGCGCGTGCGGTTCTCCGGCGATTATGTGGCCGAGCTCTCGGCGACCAATGGTTCGAAACTTTCTGTGGTGCGACTGGAGCCGCTGCTGATCGGCGGGATTTACCCGAAAAACCTTGAAGACCGCATCCTGATCAAGATCGATCAGGTTCCACCGTATCTGCTCGATACCCTGGTTGCCGTAGAAGACCGGGATTTCTACAGCCACTGGGGCGTGTCGCCGAAGTCGATTGCCCGAGCTATCTACGTCAACACCTCGGGCGGCAAGATGACCCAGGGCGGTAGCACGCTGACGCAACAGTTGGTCAAGAACTTCTACCTCACCAATGAACGCAGCCTGACCCGTAAGCTCACCGAAGCCATGATGGCGATGTTGCTTGAGCTGCATTACGACAAGCGCGACATTCTTGAGGCTTACCTCAATGAAGTGTTCGTCGGCCAGGATGGTCAGCGCGCGGTGCACGGCTTCGGCCTGGCCAGCCAGTTCTTCTTCGGGCAGCCATTGTCCGAGCTGAAGCTGCACCAAGTCGCTTTGTTGGTGGGCATGGTCAAGGGTCCGTCCTATTACAACCCGCGTCGCAACCCCGAGCGGGCGCTGGAACGGCGCAATCTGGTCCTCGATGTTCTGAAGGAGCAAGGCGTTGCCAGCGCCGAGCAGGTTGAGGCGGCGAAGAAAATGCCATTGGGTGTGACCACTCGCGGCAAGTTGGCCGACAGCTCGTTCCCGGGCTTCCTCGATCTGGTTAAACGTCAGTTGCGCGAAGACTACCGCGATGAAGACTTGACCGAAGAAGGGCTGCGAATCTTCACCAGTTTCGACCCGATCCTGCAGATGAAAGCCGAAGCCTCGGTCAATGACACGTTCAAACGTCTTTCGGGTCGCAAAGGGGCCGATGACGTGGAAGCGGCGATGGTCGTGACCAACCCGGAAACCGGTGAAGTTCAGGCCATGATCGGCAGCCGTCAGGCGAGTTTCGCCGGTTTCAACCGGGCGCTGGACGCAGTACGACCGATCGGTTCTTTGATCAAACCGGCGGTTTATCTGACAGCCCTTGAGAAACCGAGCCAGTACACGCTGACCAGTTGGCTGTCGGACGACTACTTCTCGGTCAAGGGCGCGGACGGTCAGATCTGGAAACCACAGAACTATGACCGCCGTTCCCACGGCACGGTGTTCCTGTATCAAGGGTTGGCGCATTCCTACAACCTGTCGACCGCGCGTCTCGGGTTGGCGGTGGGCGTGCCGAATGTCTTGAAGACCCTGGCACGTCTGGGGGTGAGCCGCGAATTCCCGGCGTTCCCGTCGATGTTGCTCGGTGCTGGCGGTATGACCCCGATCGAAGTGGCGACCATGTACCAGACGCTGGCCAATGGCGGGTTCAATACGCCGATGCGCGGGATTCGCAGCGTACTGACTGCCGAGGGTGAGCCGCTCAAGCGTTATCCGTTCCAGATTCAGCAGCAATTTGATCCGGCGTCCATTTACCTGATCCAGAACGCCATGCAGCGCGTCATGCGTGAAGGCACCGGCAGTTCGGTTTACAACGTGTTGCCGAAAACTCTGACCCTGGCCGGCAAGACCGGTACCAGTAACGATTCGCGGGACAGCTGGTTCGCCGGTTTCAGTCAAGATCTGCTGGCCGTGGTCTGGCTCGGGCGCGATGATAATGGCAAGACACCGTTCACCGGTGCCACCGGTGCGCTGCAGGTCTGGACCAGTTTCATGCGTAAAGCTGATCCGCTGCCGCTGGACATGCCGCAGCCGGACAATATTGTTCAGGCCTGGGTCGATTCGCGCACCGGGCAAGGTTCCGAAGCCAACTGCCCAGGTGCGGTGCAGATGCCGTATATTCGCGGCAGTGAACCGCCTCCCGGTGCTGCTTGCGGTGGCGAAAGCCCTGCAGAATCGGTGATGGATTGGGTCAAGGGCTGGATGAATTAA
- a CDS encoding tetratricopeptide repeat protein, with amino-acid sequence MNKWLIPAVTAVALLSGCSTVQRGSIPVEDAGTAVSNSERISANGGFRQSTVKRPVQAQTQAIPQGDTGVVVMVPGGGAVSSAPISTSPITPGPITPGPIDTSPVQSAPINQGSYSMPSTPSGIPSANSGGLSADEQLDGPVLALLTTAQQQQASGDLNGASSSLERAQRVAPREPQVLYRLAQVRMAQGDAAQAEQFARRGLTFANGRPDLQASLWELIAQAREKQGDPAGAALARQKAKVSL; translated from the coding sequence GTGAACAAGTGGTTGATTCCAGCGGTGACTGCCGTGGCTTTGCTCAGCGGCTGCTCCACTGTGCAGCGTGGTTCGATCCCGGTTGAGGATGCCGGCACTGCCGTCTCCAACAGCGAGCGGATTTCGGCGAATGGCGGGTTCCGGCAGTCGACGGTGAAGCGTCCTGTCCAAGCTCAGACTCAGGCGATCCCGCAAGGTGACACGGGGGTCGTGGTGATGGTCCCGGGGGGTGGCGCTGTCTCCTCGGCGCCGATCAGCACTTCGCCGATTACCCCGGGTCCGATTACTCCGGGGCCGATTGATACCTCGCCGGTTCAGTCGGCACCGATCAATCAGGGCAGTTACAGCATGCCGTCGACGCCCAGCGGGATTCCTTCGGCGAACTCCGGCGGTCTGTCCGCCGATGAACAACTGGACGGTCCGGTCCTGGCATTGTTGACCACCGCCCAGCAGCAACAGGCCAGTGGCGACCTTAATGGTGCATCTTCCAGCCTCGAACGTGCCCAGCGTGTTGCACCGCGCGAGCCGCAAGTGCTTTATCGTCTGGCGCAGGTACGTATGGCTCAAGGTGATGCGGCGCAGGCCGAGCAGTTTGCCCGTCGTGGTCTGACGTTCGCCAATGGGCGTCCGGATCTTCAGGCCAGCCTGTGGGAATTGATCGCCCAGGCCCGTGAGAAGCAAGGTGACCCGGCCGGTGCAGCATTGGCTCGTCAGAAGGCCAAGGTTTCGCTGTGA
- a CDS encoding YqcC family protein: MDMRFPKIAEQLLLIERELRVQGWWDEVPPSAEALSSVEPFSVDTLDFEQWLQWIFLPRMKSILEQNQPLPNASGIQEMAEMVFASRNVQGKDRQLQVLLKEFDVLISVSR, translated from the coding sequence ATGGATATGCGCTTTCCGAAGATTGCCGAGCAGTTGCTGTTGATCGAGCGCGAACTGCGCGTTCAGGGTTGGTGGGATGAAGTGCCGCCGTCCGCTGAGGCGCTCTCCAGCGTTGAACCGTTTTCGGTGGATACGCTGGATTTCGAGCAATGGCTGCAATGGATCTTCCTGCCAAGGATGAAGTCGATCCTGGAGCAGAACCAGCCATTGCCCAACGCATCGGGGATTCAGGAGATGGCCGAAATGGTCTTCGCCTCCCGCAACGTCCAGGGCAAGGATCGGCAGCTTCAGGTCTTGCTCAAAGAGTTCGACGTGTTGATCAGCGTCTCCCGCTGA
- a CDS encoding DUF4124 domain-containing protein, with protein MRTFFLTTGLLISLSPLCMAGQIYKWVDAQGVTHFDAQPPQGREATLMVTPSPPVGKPGTLPRGNVIGDQKAIDHKVKKQVAEQQAQLKVFCEQARTNLAQLQNNPRLREEVDGETRRLTDQQRQERITEAQKQITKNCQ; from the coding sequence ATGCGAACGTTCTTCCTCACCACCGGCTTGCTGATCAGCCTGAGCCCTTTGTGCATGGCGGGTCAGATCTATAAATGGGTCGATGCCCAGGGCGTCACCCATTTCGATGCGCAACCGCCCCAAGGCCGGGAGGCCACCTTGATGGTCACGCCCTCCCCGCCCGTCGGCAAACCAGGCACGCTGCCACGCGGCAACGTCATAGGCGATCAAAAAGCCATCGATCACAAAGTGAAAAAACAGGTCGCCGAGCAGCAGGCCCAGCTAAAAGTGTTCTGCGAACAGGCCCGGACGAACCTGGCTCAACTGCAGAACAATCCACGATTACGAGAAGAAGTCGACGGCGAGACGCGCCGCCTGACCGACCAACAACGTCAGGAGCGCATCACCGAAGCACAGAAACAGATTACGAAAAACTGCCAGTAA
- a CDS encoding acetolactate synthase 3 large subunit, which produces MELLSGGEMLVRFLRDEGVKYIYGYPGGAALHIYDALFKEPSVQHILVRHEQAATHMADGYARATGKAGVVLVTSGPGATNVITGIATAYMDSIPMVILTAQVPSSLVGTDAFQETDMIGISRPIVKHSFIIKHASEIPEVLKKAFYLAESGRPGPVVVDIPKDMTNPAEKFEYVFPKKTKLRSYSPAVRGHSGQIRKAVEMLLAAKRPIIYAGGGVILGNGSAPLTELAQLLNVPVTNTLMGLGAYPGSDRQFLGMLGMHGSYTANLAMHHADVILAVGARFDDRVINGASKFCPSAKIIHIDIDPASISKTIKADVPIVGPVESVLTEMVATLKEIDDSPGKESVASWWKQIEEWRGDRDMFPYNKGDGSIIKPQTVIETLHEVTKGDAYVTSDVGQHQMFAAQYYRFNKPNRWINSGGLGTMGFGFPAAMGVKLNFPDADVACVTGEGSIQMNIQELSTCLQHDLPVKIILLNNGVLGMVRQWQDMSYGARHSHSYMESLPDFVKLAEAYGHVGMRITELKDLKPMMEQAFAMKDRLVFIDIKVDAGEHVYPMQIKDGSMRDMWLSKTERT; this is translated from the coding sequence GTGGAGCTTTTATCTGGCGGTGAGATGCTCGTCCGCTTTTTGCGTGACGAAGGCGTCAAATATATCTACGGGTACCCGGGCGGTGCCGCATTGCATATTTACGATGCACTGTTCAAAGAGCCGAGTGTTCAACACATTCTTGTTCGTCATGAGCAGGCTGCCACCCACATGGCTGACGGCTATGCGCGCGCCACTGGCAAGGCTGGCGTGGTACTGGTGACCTCCGGTCCTGGTGCGACCAATGTCATTACCGGTATTGCCACGGCGTACATGGACTCGATCCCGATGGTAATCCTGACCGCTCAGGTGCCGAGTTCTCTGGTTGGTACCGACGCGTTCCAGGAGACCGACATGATCGGTATCTCCCGGCCGATCGTGAAACACAGTTTTATCATCAAGCACGCTTCGGAAATCCCGGAAGTTCTAAAGAAAGCCTTCTACCTGGCAGAGTCCGGTCGTCCTGGTCCTGTGGTTGTCGACATTCCGAAAGACATGACCAATCCGGCCGAGAAGTTCGAATACGTCTTCCCGAAAAAAACCAAGTTGCGCTCCTACAGCCCGGCGGTTCGTGGTCATTCGGGGCAAATCCGCAAGGCCGTAGAAATGCTGTTGGCGGCCAAGAGGCCGATCATTTATGCCGGCGGTGGTGTCATTCTGGGTAACGGCTCCGCGCCGTTGACCGAGTTGGCACAACTGTTGAACGTGCCGGTTACCAATACCTTGATGGGCCTTGGCGCCTATCCGGGCAGCGACCGTCAGTTCCTCGGCATGCTCGGTATGCATGGTAGCTACACCGCCAACCTGGCCATGCACCATGCGGATGTAATTCTGGCTGTCGGCGCGCGTTTCGATGACCGTGTTATCAACGGTGCGTCGAAGTTCTGCCCAAGTGCCAAGATCATCCACATCGACATCGACCCGGCTTCGATTTCCAAGACCATCAAGGCCGACGTTCCCATCGTAGGCCCGGTGGAAAGTGTACTGACTGAAATGGTCGCCACCCTCAAGGAAATCGATGATTCTCCTGGCAAGGAGTCGGTCGCTAGCTGGTGGAAGCAAATCGAAGAGTGGCGTGGTGATCGCGACATGTTCCCTTACAACAAGGGTGACGGCAGCATCATCAAGCCGCAGACCGTGATTGAAACCCTTCACGAAGTGACCAAGGGCGATGCCTATGTCACTTCGGACGTGGGTCAACATCAGATGTTCGCGGCGCAGTACTACCGTTTCAACAAGCCCAATCGCTGGATCAACTCCGGTGGCCTGGGCACGATGGGTTTCGGTTTTCCGGCCGCGATGGGCGTGAAACTGAACTTCCCGGACGCTGATGTGGCGTGTGTGACCGGTGAAGGCAGCATCCAGATGAACATCCAGGAGCTGTCGACCTGTCTGCAGCACGACCTGCCGGTGAAGATCATCCTGCTTAACAACGGCGTGCTCGGCATGGTTCGTCAGTGGCAGGACATGAGCTACGGCGCGCGCCATTCGCACTCCTACATGGAATCGTTACCGGACTTCGTCAAGCTGGCCGAGGCCTACGGTCACGTCGGCATGCGCATCACGGAGTTGAAAGATCTGAAGCCGATGATGGAGCAAGCGTTCGCCATGAAGGATCGCCTTGTGTTCATCGACATCAAGGTCGACGCTGGCGAGCACGTCTACCCGATGCAGATCAAAGACGGCTCCATGCGCGATATGTGGTTGAGCAAGACGGAGCGTACTTAA
- the ilvN gene encoding acetolactate synthase small subunit gives MRHIISLLLENEPGALSRVVGLFSQRNYNIESLTVAPTEDPTLSRLTLTTVGHDEIIEQITKNLNKLIEVVKLVDLSESAHIERELMLVKVKATGAQRAEIKRTTDIYRGQIVDVSASVYTVQLTGTSDKLDSFIQSIGTASILETVRSGVTGIARGDKVLSI, from the coding sequence ATGCGGCACATTATTTCCCTGCTTCTGGAAAACGAACCGGGCGCTCTGTCTCGTGTAGTCGGCCTGTTCTCGCAGCGCAACTACAACATCGAAAGCCTGACCGTGGCGCCAACCGAAGACCCGACTTTGTCGCGTCTGACGCTGACCACTGTCGGCCATGATGAAATCATCGAGCAGATCACCAAGAACCTGAACAAGCTGATCGAAGTGGTCAAACTGGTCGACTTGTCAGAGAGTGCTCACATCGAGCGCGAACTGATGCTGGTCAAGGTCAAGGCTACCGGCGCCCAGCGCGCCGAGATCAAGCGCACCACCGATATTTATCGTGGGCAGATCGTTGATGTCAGCGCCAGCGTGTATACCGTTCAATTGACCGGTACCAGCGACAAGCTCGACAGCTTCATTCAATCGATCGGCACTGCCTCGATTCTGGAAACCGTACGCAGTGGCGTCACCGGGATTGCCCGCGGCGACAAAGTACTGAGCATCTAA
- the ilvC gene encoding ketol-acid reductoisomerase → MKVFYDKDCDLSIIQGKKVAIIGYGSQGHAQACNLKDSGVDVTVGLRKGSATVAKAEAHGLKVTDVASAVAAADLVMILTPDEFQSSLYKNEIEPNIKKGATLAFSHGFAIHYNQVVPRADLDVIMIAPKAPGHTVRSEFVKGGGIPDLIAIYQDASGNAKNVALSYAAGVGGGRTGIIETTFKDETETDLFGEQAVLCGGTVELVKAGFETLVEAGYAPEMAYFECLHELKLIVDLMYEGGIANMNYSISNNAEYGEYVTGPEVINAESRQAMRNALKRIQDGEYAKMFISEGATGYPSMTAKRRNNAAHGIEIIGEQLRSMMPWIGANKIVDKAKN, encoded by the coding sequence ATGAAAGTTTTCTACGATAAAGACTGCGACCTGTCGATCATCCAGGGCAAGAAAGTTGCCATCATCGGTTACGGTTCCCAGGGTCACGCCCAAGCGTGCAACCTGAAAGACTCCGGCGTTGACGTTACCGTTGGCCTGCGTAAAGGTTCGGCCACCGTTGCCAAAGCCGAAGCCCACGGCCTGAAAGTGACCGACGTTGCTTCCGCTGTAGCGGCTGCCGACCTGGTCATGATCCTGACCCCGGACGAGTTCCAGTCCTCCCTGTACAAGAACGAAATCGAGCCGAACATCAAGAAAGGCGCCACCCTGGCCTTCTCCCACGGCTTCGCGATCCACTACAACCAGGTTGTGCCGCGCGCTGACCTCGACGTGATCATGATCGCGCCGAAAGCTCCGGGCCACACCGTGCGTTCCGAGTTCGTCAAAGGCGGCGGTATCCCTGACCTGATCGCTATCTACCAGGACGCTTCGGGCAACGCCAAAAACGTTGCACTGTCCTACGCTGCCGGCGTTGGTGGCGGTCGTACCGGCATCATCGAAACCACCTTCAAGGACGAGACCGAAACCGACCTGTTCGGCGAACAAGCCGTTCTGTGCGGCGGCACCGTTGAGCTGGTAAAAGCCGGTTTCGAAACTCTGGTTGAAGCTGGCTACGCGCCGGAAATGGCCTACTTCGAATGCCTGCACGAACTGAAGCTGATCGTTGATCTCATGTACGAAGGCGGTATCGCCAACATGAACTACTCGATCTCCAACAACGCTGAGTACGGCGAGTACGTGACAGGTCCGGAAGTCATCAACGCCGAATCCCGTCAGGCCATGCGCAACGCCCTGAAACGTATTCAGGACGGCGAATACGCCAAGATGTTCATCAGCGAAGGCGCCACTGGCTATCCTTCGATGACCGCCAAGCGTCGTAACAACGCCGCTCACGGTATCGAAATCATCGGTGAGCAACTGCGCTCCATGATGCCGTGGATCGGTGCCAACAAGATCGTCGACAAAGCCAAGAACTAA
- the pssA gene encoding CDP-diacylglycerol--serine O-phosphatidyltransferase, producing the protein MSERPEEPKQASDAESLLPIDEHVEEGHDAEGRKVRHRGIYLLPNLFTTANLFAGFYSIINSMSAQSALSAGDAIGASKYFAFAAIAIFVAMVLDGLDGRVARMTNTQSAFGAEYDSLSDMVAFGVAPALLAFGWALGDMGKVGWMVAFIYVAGAALRLARFNTQVGTADKRYFIGLASPAAAGVVAGIVWAFSDYGIQGSKMSFLVALMVAAAGMLMVSNIKYDSFKELDLKGRVPFVAILAVVLVFAVVFSDPPRILLLVFLAYAASGPVQYLLRLRRHKKNE; encoded by the coding sequence ATGAGCGAACGTCCCGAAGAGCCAAAGCAGGCTTCTGACGCCGAAAGCCTTCTGCCCATCGATGAACACGTCGAAGAAGGGCATGATGCGGAAGGCCGTAAAGTCCGGCATCGTGGTATCTATCTTCTGCCGAATCTGTTCACCACTGCGAACCTCTTCGCAGGGTTCTATTCCATCATCAACTCGATGAGCGCCCAGAGTGCATTGAGTGCTGGTGATGCGATCGGGGCGAGCAAGTATTTTGCGTTTGCTGCGATCGCGATTTTCGTCGCCATGGTGCTCGACGGTCTCGACGGTCGCGTTGCCCGCATGACCAATACCCAAAGCGCCTTTGGTGCCGAGTACGATTCGCTGTCGGACATGGTTGCCTTCGGTGTCGCGCCGGCATTGCTGGCGTTCGGCTGGGCCCTGGGTGATATGGGCAAGGTCGGTTGGATGGTCGCTTTCATCTATGTGGCGGGTGCGGCGTTGCGTCTGGCGCGCTTCAATACTCAGGTCGGCACCGCAGACAAACGCTACTTTATCGGTCTGGCCAGCCCGGCCGCGGCCGGTGTGGTCGCGGGCATTGTCTGGGCGTTCAGCGATTACGGCATTCAGGGTTCCAAGATGTCGTTCCTGGTTGCACTGATGGTTGCCGCCGCGGGCATGCTGATGGTCAGTAACATCAAGTACGACAGCTTCAAGGAGCTGGACTTGAAGGGGCGCGTTCCTTTTGTCGCGATCCTGGCGGTGGTGCTGGTATTTGCCGTTGTGTTCAGTGATCCGCCGCGTATCCTGCTGCTGGTTTTCCTTGCTTATGCGGCTTCTGGCCCGGTGCAGTATCTGTTGCGCCTTCGTCGGCACAAAAAAAACGAGTGA